Genomic DNA from Brassica rapa cultivar Chiifu-401-42 chromosome A04, CAAS_Brap_v3.01, whole genome shotgun sequence:
gtcttcATCTTCATTGTACTGATCTTTACGTTTTCTATTTGCTCTCCCGTTGTTCTGATCGGAGTTTGCAACACCTTCATTACCCGATCCATCTTTCTTGTCACCGTTATTACTCCCACGGTTCTTTCTCACCACATGTTGCCATATGTTTTTCAGCTCCTCGATACGAACCGGTTTCAGTAGATAGTCACAAGCCCCATGAGTAACTCCTTTCATCACATACTTTGGATCGCTATGCGCGGACAACACTGCAGagtttagttaaaaaaaaacaagaaaaccatcataaaactaaaccaagaatcaagaaaaatatgaaacattatttgattaaaaataatggAAAAAAATTAGTTGACTTACTAATGACAGGTAGGTCCATTTCAAGACCAACAAGCTCAAGCAGTTTGAAACCATCCATGTCAGGCATGTCAACATCGCTAATAACCAGATCAAACTTGTTCTTGTTCTCTCTCAATAACTCTAGAGCCTTTTGGGCCTGGTTCGTCGTTGTAACTGCAGCCATATaaagtttatgtttttattaatttaaattgaattCAACAATAAGCTCTTGTGACACATGTAATCATTACAGTTGTGTGGATCCAAAGCAAataaaatgtgatttttttatggTATATGAAAAAATTGTCAATCTTCAAAATCGATCTATGATGTTGGAAAGATCCAATCAGAAACTAGGATTTCTACATGAAGTTAGGTAGGTAGGTATTTGAATCCTTTTGTCTTAAAAGTTTCCATTAGTGATTAAAAAAAACTCTcagatcaagaaaataaatagaaCTAAATCTAAAAGCCCATTTGGAGAAACTCATCAACAGATCCAAAAACACGAAATGGTCGATGCAAGAAAGGAGAGAAGAGATAGAGAAAGGAACCATGATATTGGCAACGATGAAGCAAGGATTCGAGGATACGAAGACAAGTCTGGTCATCGTCAACAGCAAGAACTCTCATTCCGACAGGAAACTGGTCCAAGGCTACACAATCTTGTTGTTCAACAGTCATCTTCTTGGATAGACCAAGAAATCAAAAGTTgagatttctttttttcttcttttgcttGTTCTTGCAAGTGTCTCGAAAAAAAGctaagagagagaaagtgtgCAGGGAACGTCGACAGAAAATGAGATTTATTGGATTAAATATGAATgggtttagagagagagtgatttAGAGAGTATATAATATTAAGATTTAGAGAGAGATAAAAGATTGCAGAGTTAAAACAAAAGTTTCTTCTCTGGCGAGGGAAAAAGGAATCTTagttatctatctatatatggATACTCTAAGCTGTGATGTAATGATCGTCAAGACTCGCAATCTACTTTATTCtgcaaatttttaatttaatttttttactattttaggtttttactttcatttttttaatctttaagtttttcttattgtttttgcgttgattttatttttatataatcgtcaaaattgaacttttaaattcgtaattaatctttaaaaataaaaataataataatatttcaatatCAATTGAGATTTGAACCGGAacaaaaacttaataaaatttaacattcatacaAAATTTAACCATAGCTGTTATTTGAAATTAGCAAATTGCTGTTAAAAACATGGTTAAAAtagctatttaaaaaaaaaacatgccaAAACAGCTGTTATTTGAAAGaatcaattaaattataaatctcTAGAGATGGGAAAGTCTTTTAAGTAGAAGATTTGGTTTACTATATAATGTTTATCTCATCATTATATTTGAAGATACATTTTGATTCTGGTTCAAGCTAGGATTGTCTAACTGTTACATTTGACAAACAAACTTTAATTGTTTCCATAACTTCAATCATTATTATAGACTTTTAGCATTTTGTTTTGAATGTAAATAAAATGTACTAAAACGTGTCGTATGTCGTCTAGAGTAGAACTACCTCCCATACTTTTCACTTACAAACAAAGTCATTTCGGGTTTGTAGATAGTTTTTTCCagtactgtcttcttctcttgatcttctctctctttctctcggcTCACATCTCTTCTTGTCGCTACACTTTCTTGTGTCGaacatctctttcttcttcttcttcttttcttttcttgataaAAGTTTTTCtattgaaaaacaaaatttacagAACATATTATAAATACTGCTAAATCGTTTCTTCCTTATTTAAGCCAATGAACATGTTTCTTAATTTCCTTCTTCTATAATCACTTCACCTTTATTGGCTTGTCGTTATTGTTGCTGTATTTTCTTTTTCCTTATAAACCCCCAGAAAAGAAACCAATATAACATCAAATGTGAATGGGGGCAGCATACATAACTCAAAACCTTACCGGCTATAATGCTAAGTtttggaagttttttttttaacttaagaTTTGGAAGTTAATTTGacatatattatgtattatcattaaataaatttattatgtttaaatTAGATGATATTCTAAATAGATTAACTTCAagtattatttacatatatatttcaaaagaaCATATTGTGAATTGTTTTGGAtaagttgaccaaaaaaagttTTGGTTAAAAATGGCAGGCTTTAGAGAGGGCATGCTCGACTTTGGGAAGTGCGTTACAACTTACAAGTGTGAGCGTGCATCAAAAACTCTCTTTCGTGCAGTTTTAGCCTGAAATATATATGTCTAGTTTAAGAAAAGGATCTGAAAAGCAaggtaactttattttattttagtttttcccttgtcttgttttttttttaccgaattaccttcaaaatttgaaatttccagGTTTCCTCGCTTTTAGGAGAGTACAATTTTATATTGCCTAAAGAAACATACTAAAAACATCGTCGTTAATAATATCtcacataaaattttaatattaaaaacgataaaataaataactaaaaagaatcgtcttcaaaaacaaaattccacaaattcaatttttttttttttaaaatacttgtCTTTTTAGGTTATGTCTtgtttgtaaataattaaattacttGAATATTAATATTTGCTTATGAAAAAATTCAGTCTATAATAGTTCTCTAAACATCTAACTCCAGTTCAACTTTTGaactatttaatatttataaaactgttgacagaaaaaattttgattaaaaaattgtgcatatACAGATTGAAaggaaattttcaaaaatgacATATAACTTACATCAATTTTCCACATCATATTTTGTCATTTCCCCATAAAATGATCTACgatttcaattatttatgaaaatgacATTTTCAGTAATTAAGAAAATATCACAAACATCTTTACCACCTTCATTTATTTACGAAAATACCAACATCATCAATTTCATAAACCACCATAAACAATCAAAACCAAAGTTCTAAATACTTAAATAGCATTTCCATCTATTCTTCCTTCATTCTTTCCATATAAaactttgttattttttatttccttttcaCTCCATCCAACAAACTAACAAATTTTTGCTATCTTAATCAAAAATTCATtgattttcaagttttggtctTTCTTAACCAATGCATAGTCTCTATAACATTGCTGAAATCCAAAGGTCTCGGCTGTGGACAAACGAGACTAAAACGAGATTTCAGCGGATTTAGATAATTATTCACTtgatttttcctttttcaaattttgttgCGACAACATGATGAAATCTATTCCACCAGGTAGACTTAAAATGAACTTCATAAACCACCATAAACAATCAAAACCAAAGTTCTAAATACTTAAAAAACATTTCCATCTCTTCTTCCTTCATTCTTTCCATACAAaactttgttattttttatttccccTTCACTCCATCCAACAAACTAACAAATTTTTGCTATCTTAATCAAAAATTCATtgattttcaagttttggtctTTCTTAACCAATGCAGAGTCTCTATAACATTGCTGAAATCCAAAGGTCTCGGCTGTGGACAAACGAGACTAAAACGAGATTTCAGCGGATTTAGATAATTATTCACTtgatttttcctttttcaaattttgttgCGACAACATGATGAAATCTATTCCACCAGGTAGACTTAAAATGAACTTCTAATCAACACATATATTAGTTTGGAAATTGACCAACTTGTTAGTTTTAATGATTTCGAATAAAACAGTTCATTATCCTTTAAGATCGGTAGATTTCAATCGAAGTATATGTAAAAAAGATCAGTATTACATTTGACGAGAAATTTGACTAGAACCTTGAATTTTGATAGAAGACTTTAAGTTTGGCTTTTAGAAAAATGCTTCATGTAAAATATACGAGCATCATTAGAATTAATGTCAATTTTGAAGTAACCAAAACTTAGGCTTTTTGAGTAGATTTTCTACTTGCAAAATATAACTTAGTTTTGTTCAATGCTCTAAGCATCTGTCCGGGCGGCGCCTAGGTGGACCCTTAGACGGTAAATCGGTTATAaccaaaatgatttttaaaaatttgattaAAGTTGCTTACATCGGTTTAAATCCGTTTAAAACATTTCAAATCGTTCTACATCGATCTAAATATGTTAAAACAAAAGTAGACTAGAGTGGAGTAGGACTTTTCCTGATACTACAGAAGTAGATTATTAAACCAGAAGAATAGTTCAAATATAGTGTTTTAGTGATCAATATAGTAGGTGTACAATGAATTGGTTCGTAAACCCTAGTTCTAGCTGCATGTTTTTATAGTTGAACGTGAATAGTCAATCTCTATCTTCTAGGTTTTAAGAGTTTTCAACTTTTCTTTATAGATCGTTGTCGTCAAAATATATGTTAAGATCTTCTTATATTCTAAAGTTTGGAAAGATATTTTTATACTagaaattttctattttatgtaGAGCCAGAAGAgaggttcaaaaaaaaatctagactCAGAAGAAAAATGACCTAGAGGCCATAagacatttaaaattttgaatatttacattaaaatacTAACATGTTACAGAAAATAAACACACTTTTCACAATAATCAAGAgcatgactggttcaaacgcatcagttgcggttgcgggagtttgcggatgcagGTGGTtacggtttctagcggttttaagagattcgTTCGACTGGCTCTGCGGTTAGAAttttgtgcgtttgcgggatacttatgactggttaactaccaaatgcagcaacgattaaataataaattaataatatttatattttatataattataaaaatatcaaaaatataatattataataaatataaaaaatatatttagaaagttatagttttaaatttttaaaaagtatagaaaatatttttatttgaaaattttataatattaattaaaatacaataaatatattttaatatttttataattccaatttaaattttttattgaatatttttatttttgtatttatattgttttaaaaaaaagaaaaaaataattattctcgcaaccgcaaacgcttgttggaaccagcttttgaatttatgaggtttagagcggtttgaaacggtttgagcggtttgagcgatttgAAACGGTTTTGaacggtttgagcgattgttgcaaaacaccaacaaccgcaaaagctgcgtttgcggatgGTAGCGGAGAAACCAGTCATACCTAAGTGATAATAGTAAAACTGTCAACAAtgtcttaaaaataaataaaaatttgcagATGGTAGCGGAGAAACCAGTCATACCTAAGTGATAATAGTAAAACTGTCAACAAtgtcttaaaataaataaaaattgtcaATGATGTATTTTAGCAAACaatttttagtaaattttctataaaagCATACACAATCTTTGGTAATTTTAGATTTATTACCCGAAAATAAATGCAAATGGTCAcagaacataaataaataaataatatcttACCGTATATAAAACCAATTAACAGAAACGGATGGGGTAAAGTAAGTAAAGAGTCGAAGAACATCTATCCGTCGACACAAGACAAGGGAAGCGCAATAGAGACAGAACATAACACGCTTTTGCTTTCGCAATAGAAACACCCACTTTCCTCGAAACTTCAGAAACAGTTCAGAATATGAAACGACGAAGCGCCCTTTAAAAAGTTCCCATCTTTGAATCCCGGATCTACCCTTCTCTGGTTCTCACTTCGTTTACCCTCTCCTCCGAAAATCTCTGGTCCCCCCCCCCCGATCGGTGATGTATTGAAAAGCGGGAGAGAGATGTTGTGCTGGAAGGGCTCTTCGGTTAGGAGGAAGGAGAAAACCGGTTTGCTTCCGGTTTACCTGAATGTCTACGATCTAACTCCTATGAATGCTTATGGTTACTGGCTCGGACTCGGTGTTTTTCATTCCGGTGTTGAAGGTCAGTTTCTCTTTATTTGAATCTAGTTGTAGTGATGGTGACCGATGATAAAGTTTGGTCCTTTGAAACTAGATTTGCTGaggttttaaaaagaaattgacTTGAATTGACCAGAGTGATTTGGTGTATTGGTTCAATTGAGAGAAACTAGTtagtataaatgttttttttttgtagttcatGGAGTTGAATATGCATTTGGAGCACATGAGGCTCCAAGCACAGGCATCTTTGAAGTGGAGCCAAAGAAGTGTCCTGGTTTCACGTTTAGGAAATCGATTCTTGTTGGTAAAACAGACATGGCTGCGAAAGAGGTCCGAGTCTTTATGGAGAAGCTAGCTGAAGAGTATCGAGGGAACAAGTACAATCTCATCTCAAGGAACTGCAACCATTTTTGTAATGAAGTTTGTGTTAAACTTACTCAGAAACCAATCCCTAGATGGGTTAACCGACTCGCTCGCTTAGGTAAACCAAAACCAAGTTTTTGATTATTTGGTTGTGAGAAAGATCATAATGTATTAAAGATTGTTTGAATTGTGTAGGGGTTCTTTGTAACTGTGTGTTACCACCGCGCTTCAACGAGACAAAAGTGAGGCGGGTAGTTAAAGGAGAGCTTTCagaagaagagaggaagaaAAGGAGAAACCGATCTCGATCAGGTCCTTTACTCTctacttcttcatcttcttcgacACCTGATAGTCATGGTTCGCATATTCGAGCAAAATCAACTGGTAATAATCCTACTTCTTCAACTTCTTCGTCCACTTCGGGTTCTaagaaaagtaaaaaacaaTGTGCGCCACCTACTGCACCTAGAGCTCCAGACCAGAAGTCGCCGAGCGTGAGCGTCAAGACTTGATTCTTAGCATCATTATTTCAACATTTAATTATTGTCTATGAAAAAAGGACAAAAGAACAGAGGAAAATGCCAAGCAAAGTATCAATCATACATGGGCATGCTTCGTGCTTTGTTCTCGATTACTTATAGAGGAGAGAGATGTTATGAGAAtgtacaaaaagaaaatgaattatgtatttgtattttttttatctcattTTCAATACTAAAGTTCCTAAGCACATTGTCTTTTGTGTAATGTTTTTGTATCCCAGTGGATGAATGAAATGATAATGAAATGTTTAAGGTAATGTATCTTCTGCTACGAGGGATCTAGGCATCTAGCCATAGCTTGTTTTGCCTCTAATGCAAATTATACTATGGTTATGGAAAATTAGGAACATGTTTCACTGGCCTATCTCTCATATTTGAATGGATTGAGAGAAGACATACTCCAAATCTTTTCTAGTCAACTTTGGAACCACAAAAACTTCACAGAGTCTCACTTTGAAAAATTAGGATTCGTTGATTTAGGTTTTCACTTTGGAGTTTGGAGACTAGAATTTGAGGATtttatcgttttaatttttttaaatacggTGTTTTAGTTTTACGGTAGCTGTCCACATTCACTACACAATGGATGGAAAATAGTTTACattaaaaaagaattaaaatgaAGAAATATATGTTGAAGACACACTTGATAAGCTTTTTATGGTTCATCTTATTAGAATCAAAGAAACTGAGGTTGaggccaaagaagaagaaaattttGTTACATTTTTGTTTATCTCATTTTAACCAACGTAATTAACATTTGGGAACTATAGACAGTAACTGCCTATCCGTTTATAATACATAACCGGTATCCCTCGATATCATGTGATTTGAGGCTTGCTGCTTGTactaagggcctgactggtttccCCGATACCAtacgcaaacgcagcttttacGGTTGGTAGCGattgacagcgtttcgaaacaatcatacaaaccgttACAAATCGTTTCAAACCGCTCTGATGAATCTCTTAAAAttaaaagctggttccagctagcatTTGCGGTTGCGGACAGTTGCgagaggataatttttttttattctttttcaaaaaccatataaatacaaaaataaaaatattcaataaaaatttaaattggaattataaaaatattaaaatatatctattatattttaattaatattataaaattttacaataaaatattttctataattttattttaaaactataactttctaaatataattttcataattattatagtattatgatttttgatatttttataattatataaaatgtaaatattgttaatttattatttaaccgctgttgtatttggtagttaaccaatCGTAAGTATTCCGCAAACGCACTAATTTCTAACCACAGAACAAgccgtacaaatctcttaaaattgCTAGAAACTGCAACCACTCGCATTCGTAAACTTCCACAACTGCAACCGTAACCGCTGCGTTTAAACCAGAGGCCATAGTAAGCAAAAAAGATACTAAAAAGACACCGAACTATATGTAGAAAGGCCTGATTAAGGAAAGGTCAGAACAATGGGCCTTTTCCCAGCCCAACTGAAAACCTCTGCAACCCTAAAAGCCTCTCGCCATATAAAAACCACCGTCGTCGATTACTACAGTTTTCTTTCTCAGATTTAGGGTTTCTCTCAGTTTCGGCTCGGTCCCAGAACCAAGATCGCAGGGCTTCAAGATGGTACatcctctctctcctctctttcgATCGTGCTTAGTATGAAATGTGACTTTGAAATGATTTTTGATATGATGCAGCCGTCGCACAAGTCattcatgatcaagaagaagctTGCCAAGAAAATGAGGCAGAACAGGCCAATCCCTCACTGGATTCGTCTTCGCACTGACAACACCATCAGGTTTTCATCTActtttgtttcttgttctgTGGTTGATCCATTAGGGTGTAGTCAAGTGAATCTTATGTGTGGTTTGTGTTTGGTTTTCAGGTACAACGCAAAGCGTAGACACTGGCGCAGAACCAAGCTTGGATTCTAAGCCGTCTTACTTTTGCCTATTCGTGAAAGCTCTGTTCTTTCCAAGACATTGTTTTCCTTTGTTTGGTTCTTTAGCGTTTTGTTTTTTCAGTTTCGATTTGTGGCAGTTACGTTGTTCACAGTTGTGTAAGACCATCTTTAATCAATTATGTTCCCAGATTATCCATCCAAGAGTAATTGTGTTATTTCCTCGAGTTCAATGATTTTGGAGAtgacttttgtttattttgaattGATTTTACCATAGTTCTCTCGATATTCCTAAAGCAATCTATATTTTAGTCTCATGTTGGGTTGATGAATCTGATATAAAGTGTTTAACAACACAATGGAAATGGATATTAGGCTTTGATTGTTCttattaaaacttaaaagttgTTTGAAATAAATTTTTCTTCTAGTAGATTGTGTATGCAAACATGATTAAGCAACATAAGACTTTGCACTTCAGTTGATAAATGGATTTAATTTTGTAAACTGTAGACTAGCTCTCTGCAAGCAAGTTTTGGCAAGATAGCTTTTGCACGTTAACTGACAAATTGTTTCGTTTGAAATGGTAAAAGTTGcgtatttatttttgtatacaaCAATAAGAAGCGTTTATACAAGGGTGGGTTGGTTGGTTGATCTTTTCCgtatttttcaaatataaaagaaaTCATTTGAAGTTGAGAAACATAccaatttaacattcaaaaatcTAACCACTCATACGTTTATACAGAGAGAGGATCCTTTCGTTGTTGGAGTTCCATGGACGCTTTCTTCTTCCATTATGTACATATGCAATCCTAACTATTACTCTTACGAGAGTTAATATACTACACTTTCAAAAACAAACTCTCATCAGTCTCTACATTTCgaatacacaaaaaaaaatacacactaGTCATAAAACGTGATGTGggaatttataaaacaatttatatactCAACAACCCTAATAGACTTCTATTCTCACATTCTTACACCCCCAAACTTTTGAGATGTTCGGATGATAATACTATACAAAGATAAAACGAGGCAAACTATAACTATGTATTTGGAAGTTGCCCATCATCAATCATCGGGTTAACCGGAGAGTCCCTCCTAGCTCTACCGGAACCAATGGAACAAGTGAGTGAAGAACATCGGTTATCAGCGGCCGGTAACTCGGTTCTGGCTGTACGCACAGCACAGCCATGGCTGCTACCTAAGAAAAGAACAAACAGTTATCGGTTCAGCAATTGTACAATGCAATCTCACTGGTTTACATCGGTTAGATTCAAAACCATCAAATCAAACCTAATGGATTGTCACATGCAACATTCAAGTTTAGTCAAAAACTACAAAATGGACTTAAACCGGTTCGATCTTGAAAACTAAACCTGGTATAAGTGCTTAAGATCCATTGTATCTTTTATAACCGGGTCCACGATGTTTGGGAGTTTCGATCTATCGGTAAGTTGTGGCATTGCCTGCAACATTATCAACACATCTATAAATCATTAACCGATTCAAAACCAACACATACTGTGGACCTTCTTAAACCGGATGATACATACCCAAGTCACAAGAGATTGACACTGAGATGGACTCAATTTCTCAACCGGCCTTCTACCCAACAAAAGTTCAAGAAGAACCACCCCAAATGCATAGACATCACTCTTATCCGTCAACTTTCCTGCATAaca
This window encodes:
- the LOC103864614 gene encoding deSI-like protein At4g17486 translates to MLCWKGSSVRRKEKTGLLPVYLNVYDLTPMNAYGYWLGLGVFHSGVEVHGVEYAFGAHEAPSTGIFEVEPKKCPGFTFRKSILVGKTDMAAKEVRVFMEKLAEEYRGNKYNLISRNCNHFCNEVCVKLTQKPIPRWVNRLARLGVLCNCVLPPRFNETKVRRVVKGELSEEERKKRRNRSRSGPLLSTSSSSSTPDSHGSHIRAKSTGNNPTSSTSSSTSGSKKSKKQCAPPTAPRAPDQKSPSVSVKT
- the LOC103864616 gene encoding 60S ribosomal protein L39-1, with amino-acid sequence MPSHKSFMIKKKLAKKMRQNRPIPHWIRLRTDNTIRYNAKRRHWRRTKLGF